The Musa acuminata AAA Group cultivar baxijiao chromosome BXJ2-2, Cavendish_Baxijiao_AAA, whole genome shotgun sequence genome has a segment encoding these proteins:
- the LOC135585523 gene encoding probable CoA ligase CCL8 isoform X1 has protein sequence MSARVVGRRLLLLSGLHYERIQSFLPSLPSFSRPPLYLFKILLPVIATPISPLLRLIVNLSTSSSKSDGPLTSSIVSLNESEILWSFVFCSRQIIDEQFHIYALYQQVKQVKEGCTASGSAEVVNGSRYLHGARVGIVAKPSAEFVGAILGTWLRGGVAVPLAISYPESELLHVMNDSDVSMILSTPEHQETMENVAAKCSAKVSLIPTVTSMPSNNMFSEHSGEEAIGLVVELIREIEDSCMIKGDDPALILYTSGTTGKPKGVVHTHKSIIAQVQILSEAWEYTNNDQFLHCLPLHHVHGLFNALFAPLYAGSVVEFMPKFSVRGVWQRWRDSYPKDGNKAADAITLFTGVPTMYTRLLQGYQTMDSDLQKACASAANQLRLMMCGSSALPFPVMKQWEEITGHRLLERYGMTEFVMAISNPLHGVRKGGTVGKPLPRVEVKILAEDGSEVGTRGVGELCVRSPSLFKEYWKLPKVTEESFTDDGFFKTGDTVTTDEDGYYVILGRTNADIMKVGGYKLSALEIEAILLEHKAVSECCILGLPDEDYGEIVCAIIVPHADASSAEQEQKPAITLEDLRSWSKDKLAPYKIPTKLFLWDSLPRNAMGKVNKKEIKKLLEQQP, from the exons ATGAGCGCGAGAGTCGTTGGGAGACGATTACTGCTACTGTCGGGGCTACATTATGAGCGCATTCAAAGTTTCCTACCGTCTCTCCCCTCTTTTTCACGACCTCCTCTTTATCTCTTCAAGATCCTCCTCCCCGTTATCGCTACTCCAATCTCGCCTCTTCTCAG GCTTATAGTCAACCTGagcacttcatcatcaaaatcagatggACCTTTGACCTCTTCAATTGTTTCACTGAACGAATCAGAAATTCTTTGGTCGTTTGTCTTCTGCTCTAGACAGATTATAGATGAACAGTTCCACATTTACGCCCTCTATCAGCAGGTTAAACAG GTGAAGGAAGGGTGCACAGCTTCAGGTTCTGCTGAGGTTGTCAATGGATCAAGATACCTTCATGGTGCTCGGGTAGGGATTGTGGCTAAACCTTCTGCTGAATTTGTTGGGGCAATCCTTGGTACATGGCTTCGTGGAGGAGTGGCAGTTCCACTCGCTATAAGCTATCCAGAATCAGAGCTTTTGCATGTGATGAATGATTCA GATGTATCCATGATACTGAGCACTCCAGAGCATCAAGAAACCATGGAGAATGTGGCTGCTAAATGCTCTGCTAAAGTTTCACTAATTCCAACGGTCACCAGTATGCCATCAAACAATATGTTCAGTGAACATTCAGGGGAAGAAGCTATTGGTTTGGTTGTTGAGTTGATAAGGGAAATTGAGGATTCATGCATGATTAAAG GAGATGATCCTGCTCTGATTCTTTACACGAGTGGTACAACGGGTAAACCTAAAGGTGTTGTCCACACACACAAGAGCATAATTGCTCAG GTCCAAATTCTGTCTGAGGCTTGGGAATATACAAATAACGATCAGTTTCTGCATTGTCTACCCTTGCAC CATGTTCATGGTCTCTTCAATGCTTTATTTGCGCCTCTATATGCGGGATCAGTG GTTGAGTTCATGCCAAAATTTAGCGTACGAGGTGTGTGGCAGAGATGGCGTGATTCATACCCTAAAGATGGAAACAAAGCAGCTGATGCGATTACCTTATTTACAGGA GTTCCAACTATGTATACTAGACTGCTGCAAGGATATCAAACTATGGATTCTGATCTACAAAAGGCCTGTGCATCTGCAGCAAATCAATTGCGTCTCATG ATGTGTGGGTCTTCAGCTCTTCCATTTCCCGTTATGAAGCAATGGGAAGAGATAACAGGTCATCGCCTTTTAGAACGTTATGGCATGACTGAG TTTGTGATGGCAATATCCAATCCCTTGCATGGTGTACGAAAAGGAGGCACTGTCGGGAAACCTCTTCCTCGAGTAGAG GTGAAGATTCTTGCAGAAGATGGTAGTGAAGTTGGCACAAGGGGAGTGGGAGAGCTTTGTGTTAGAAGTCCCTCTCTGTTCAAGGAATATTGGAAACTGCCTAAG GTAACAGAGGAATCCTTTACTGATGATGGATTCTTCAAGACTGGAGATACAGTCACAACAGATGAAGATGGATACTACGTAATTTTGGGGC GTACTAATGCTGATATTATGAAAGTTGGTGGTTATAAGCTGTCAGCACTAGAAATTGAAGCAATACTTTTAGAG CACAAGGCAGTGTCAGAATGTTGCATTCTGGGCTTACCGGATGAGGATTATGGGGAAATTGTATGTGCTATAATTGTGCCTCATGCAGATGCAAGTAGTGCAGAGCAAGAACAAAAGCCAGCAATAACCCTAGAAGATCTACGAAGTTGGTCCAAGGATAAACTAGCTCCATATAAG ATCCCGACAAAGTTGTTTCTGTGGGATTCTCTTCCTCGAAATGCCATGGGAAAG GTGAACAAGAAGGAGATCAAAAAATTACTGGAACAACAACCATAA
- the LOC135585523 gene encoding probable CoA ligase CCL8 isoform X2: MSAFKVSYRLSPLFHDLLFISSRSSSPLSLLQSRLFSAHNTRPSSGTFMEVVKAALSHVYATQEHAVIRAEQKSYGYAQIVASAVNISNLLHDADVKTVKEGCTASGSAEVVNGSRYLHGARVGIVAKPSAEFVGAILGTWLRGGVAVPLAISYPESELLHVMNDSDVSMILSTPEHQETMENVAAKCSAKVSLIPTVTSMPSNNMFSEHSGEEAIGLVVELIREIEDSCMIKGDDPALILYTSGTTGKPKGVVHTHKSIIAQVQILSEAWEYTNNDQFLHCLPLHHVHGLFNALFAPLYAGSVVEFMPKFSVRGVWQRWRDSYPKDGNKAADAITLFTGVPTMYTRLLQGYQTMDSDLQKACASAANQLRLMMCGSSALPFPVMKQWEEITGHRLLERYGMTEFVMAISNPLHGVRKGGTVGKPLPRVEVKILAEDGSEVGTRGVGELCVRSPSLFKEYWKLPKVTEESFTDDGFFKTGDTVTTDEDGYYVILGRTNADIMKVGGYKLSALEIEAILLEHKAVSECCILGLPDEDYGEIVCAIIVPHADASSAEQEQKPAITLEDLRSWSKDKLAPYKIPTKLFLWDSLPRNAMGKVNKKEIKKLLEQQP, encoded by the exons ATGAGCGCATTCAAAGTTTCCTACCGTCTCTCCCCTCTTTTTCACGACCTCCTCTTTATCTCTTCAAGATCCTCCTCCCCGTTATCGCTACTCCAATCTCGCCTCTTCTCAG CTCATAATACCAGACCATCATCTGGTACATTCATGGAAGTTGTTAAGGCAGCACTCAGCCATGTCTATGCGACTCAAGAACATGCTGTTATAAGGGCTGAACAAAAAAGCTATGGTTATGCTCAAATCGTCGCTTCAGCTGTGAACATCTCAAATTTATTGCATGATGCAGATGTTAAAACT GTGAAGGAAGGGTGCACAGCTTCAGGTTCTGCTGAGGTTGTCAATGGATCAAGATACCTTCATGGTGCTCGGGTAGGGATTGTGGCTAAACCTTCTGCTGAATTTGTTGGGGCAATCCTTGGTACATGGCTTCGTGGAGGAGTGGCAGTTCCACTCGCTATAAGCTATCCAGAATCAGAGCTTTTGCATGTGATGAATGATTCA GATGTATCCATGATACTGAGCACTCCAGAGCATCAAGAAACCATGGAGAATGTGGCTGCTAAATGCTCTGCTAAAGTTTCACTAATTCCAACGGTCACCAGTATGCCATCAAACAATATGTTCAGTGAACATTCAGGGGAAGAAGCTATTGGTTTGGTTGTTGAGTTGATAAGGGAAATTGAGGATTCATGCATGATTAAAG GAGATGATCCTGCTCTGATTCTTTACACGAGTGGTACAACGGGTAAACCTAAAGGTGTTGTCCACACACACAAGAGCATAATTGCTCAG GTCCAAATTCTGTCTGAGGCTTGGGAATATACAAATAACGATCAGTTTCTGCATTGTCTACCCTTGCAC CATGTTCATGGTCTCTTCAATGCTTTATTTGCGCCTCTATATGCGGGATCAGTG GTTGAGTTCATGCCAAAATTTAGCGTACGAGGTGTGTGGCAGAGATGGCGTGATTCATACCCTAAAGATGGAAACAAAGCAGCTGATGCGATTACCTTATTTACAGGA GTTCCAACTATGTATACTAGACTGCTGCAAGGATATCAAACTATGGATTCTGATCTACAAAAGGCCTGTGCATCTGCAGCAAATCAATTGCGTCTCATG ATGTGTGGGTCTTCAGCTCTTCCATTTCCCGTTATGAAGCAATGGGAAGAGATAACAGGTCATCGCCTTTTAGAACGTTATGGCATGACTGAG TTTGTGATGGCAATATCCAATCCCTTGCATGGTGTACGAAAAGGAGGCACTGTCGGGAAACCTCTTCCTCGAGTAGAG GTGAAGATTCTTGCAGAAGATGGTAGTGAAGTTGGCACAAGGGGAGTGGGAGAGCTTTGTGTTAGAAGTCCCTCTCTGTTCAAGGAATATTGGAAACTGCCTAAG GTAACAGAGGAATCCTTTACTGATGATGGATTCTTCAAGACTGGAGATACAGTCACAACAGATGAAGATGGATACTACGTAATTTTGGGGC GTACTAATGCTGATATTATGAAAGTTGGTGGTTATAAGCTGTCAGCACTAGAAATTGAAGCAATACTTTTAGAG CACAAGGCAGTGTCAGAATGTTGCATTCTGGGCTTACCGGATGAGGATTATGGGGAAATTGTATGTGCTATAATTGTGCCTCATGCAGATGCAAGTAGTGCAGAGCAAGAACAAAAGCCAGCAATAACCCTAGAAGATCTACGAAGTTGGTCCAAGGATAAACTAGCTCCATATAAG ATCCCGACAAAGTTGTTTCTGTGGGATTCTCTTCCTCGAAATGCCATGGGAAAG GTGAACAAGAAGGAGATCAAAAAATTACTGGAACAACAACCATAA
- the LOC135585523 gene encoding probable CoA ligase CCL8 isoform X3, translated as MEVVKAALSHVYATQEHAVIRAEQKSYGYAQIVASAVNISNLLHDADVKTVKEGCTASGSAEVVNGSRYLHGARVGIVAKPSAEFVGAILGTWLRGGVAVPLAISYPESELLHVMNDSDVSMILSTPEHQETMENVAAKCSAKVSLIPTVTSMPSNNMFSEHSGEEAIGLVVELIREIEDSCMIKGDDPALILYTSGTTGKPKGVVHTHKSIIAQVQILSEAWEYTNNDQFLHCLPLHHVHGLFNALFAPLYAGSVVEFMPKFSVRGVWQRWRDSYPKDGNKAADAITLFTGVPTMYTRLLQGYQTMDSDLQKACASAANQLRLMMCGSSALPFPVMKQWEEITGHRLLERYGMTEFVMAISNPLHGVRKGGTVGKPLPRVEVKILAEDGSEVGTRGVGELCVRSPSLFKEYWKLPKVTEESFTDDGFFKTGDTVTTDEDGYYVILGRTNADIMKVGGYKLSALEIEAILLEHKAVSECCILGLPDEDYGEIVCAIIVPHADASSAEQEQKPAITLEDLRSWSKDKLAPYKIPTKLFLWDSLPRNAMGKVNKKEIKKLLEQQP; from the exons ATGGAAGTTGTTAAGGCAGCACTCAGCCATGTCTATGCGACTCAAGAACATGCTGTTATAAGGGCTGAACAAAAAAGCTATGGTTATGCTCAAATCGTCGCTTCAGCTGTGAACATCTCAAATTTATTGCATGATGCAGATGTTAAAACT GTGAAGGAAGGGTGCACAGCTTCAGGTTCTGCTGAGGTTGTCAATGGATCAAGATACCTTCATGGTGCTCGGGTAGGGATTGTGGCTAAACCTTCTGCTGAATTTGTTGGGGCAATCCTTGGTACATGGCTTCGTGGAGGAGTGGCAGTTCCACTCGCTATAAGCTATCCAGAATCAGAGCTTTTGCATGTGATGAATGATTCA GATGTATCCATGATACTGAGCACTCCAGAGCATCAAGAAACCATGGAGAATGTGGCTGCTAAATGCTCTGCTAAAGTTTCACTAATTCCAACGGTCACCAGTATGCCATCAAACAATATGTTCAGTGAACATTCAGGGGAAGAAGCTATTGGTTTGGTTGTTGAGTTGATAAGGGAAATTGAGGATTCATGCATGATTAAAG GAGATGATCCTGCTCTGATTCTTTACACGAGTGGTACAACGGGTAAACCTAAAGGTGTTGTCCACACACACAAGAGCATAATTGCTCAG GTCCAAATTCTGTCTGAGGCTTGGGAATATACAAATAACGATCAGTTTCTGCATTGTCTACCCTTGCAC CATGTTCATGGTCTCTTCAATGCTTTATTTGCGCCTCTATATGCGGGATCAGTG GTTGAGTTCATGCCAAAATTTAGCGTACGAGGTGTGTGGCAGAGATGGCGTGATTCATACCCTAAAGATGGAAACAAAGCAGCTGATGCGATTACCTTATTTACAGGA GTTCCAACTATGTATACTAGACTGCTGCAAGGATATCAAACTATGGATTCTGATCTACAAAAGGCCTGTGCATCTGCAGCAAATCAATTGCGTCTCATG ATGTGTGGGTCTTCAGCTCTTCCATTTCCCGTTATGAAGCAATGGGAAGAGATAACAGGTCATCGCCTTTTAGAACGTTATGGCATGACTGAG TTTGTGATGGCAATATCCAATCCCTTGCATGGTGTACGAAAAGGAGGCACTGTCGGGAAACCTCTTCCTCGAGTAGAG GTGAAGATTCTTGCAGAAGATGGTAGTGAAGTTGGCACAAGGGGAGTGGGAGAGCTTTGTGTTAGAAGTCCCTCTCTGTTCAAGGAATATTGGAAACTGCCTAAG GTAACAGAGGAATCCTTTACTGATGATGGATTCTTCAAGACTGGAGATACAGTCACAACAGATGAAGATGGATACTACGTAATTTTGGGGC GTACTAATGCTGATATTATGAAAGTTGGTGGTTATAAGCTGTCAGCACTAGAAATTGAAGCAATACTTTTAGAG CACAAGGCAGTGTCAGAATGTTGCATTCTGGGCTTACCGGATGAGGATTATGGGGAAATTGTATGTGCTATAATTGTGCCTCATGCAGATGCAAGTAGTGCAGAGCAAGAACAAAAGCCAGCAATAACCCTAGAAGATCTACGAAGTTGGTCCAAGGATAAACTAGCTCCATATAAG ATCCCGACAAAGTTGTTTCTGTGGGATTCTCTTCCTCGAAATGCCATGGGAAAG GTGAACAAGAAGGAGATCAAAAAATTACTGGAACAACAACCATAA
- the LOC103975962 gene encoding auxin-responsive protein IAA17 has product MTPPPSEQDYIRLSDGLSSAGELNLKDTELRLGLPGSESPERVDVRCGVDGGLKLRLPKGFVSGTKRAFSDAMDGAELPGVDGSEVTPEGGEASFSERRENSGGKEEDGDGEAKAAAPWAAKAQVIGWPPIRSYRRNTMASNPWRNKEEETKGSQGGECLYIKVSMDGAPYLRKVDLKTYSTYADLSLALGKMFTCFTLGQCGGTHGMGGREETKTEGGGAMDLLRGSEYVLTYEDKDGDWMLVGDVPWNMFTDSCRRLRIMRGSDAIGMAPRVMEKSKSRNQ; this is encoded by the exons ATGACACCGCCGCCATCGGAGCAGGACTACATACGCCTCTCCGACGGGCTCTCCTCCGCCGGGGAGCTCAACCTGAAGGACACCGAGCTCCGGCTGGGGCTACCGGGGTCGGAGTCCCCCGAGAGGGTCGATGTAAGATGCGGGGTCGACGGCGGCCTGAAGCTGAGGCTCCCCAAGGGCTTCGTCTCCGGCACGAAGAGGGCGTTCTCGGACGCCATGGACGGGGCGGAGCTCCCCGGGGTGGATGGATCCGAGGTGACACCCGAGGGAGGCGAGGCTTCCTTCTCGGAGAGAAGGGAGAACAGCGGTGGAAAGGAGGAGGATGGCGATGGAGAGGCAAAGGCGGCGGCACCTTGGGCGGCGAA GGCACAAGTCATTGGGTGGCCACCTATCCGGAGCTACAGAAGGAATACAATGGCCTCAAACCCATGGAGGAACAAAGAGGAGGAGACCAAAGGGAGCCAAGGAGGGGAGTGCCTCTACATCAAGGTCAGCATGGATGGAGCTCCCTATCTCAGAAAGGTCGACCTCAAGACGTACTCCACCTACGCGGATCTCTCACTGGCACTCGGGAAGATGTTTACTTGCTTTACCCTCG GTCAGTGTGGTGGTACTCATGGGATGGGTGGCAGAGAGGAGACGAAGACTGAGGGTGGTGGAGCGATGGACCTTCTTCGAGGGTCTGAGTATGTTCTTACCTACGAGGACAAGGATGGTGACTGGATGCTTGTTGGTGATGTTCCCTGGAA CATGTTTACTGATTCTTGTAGGAGATTGAGGATCATGAGAGGTTCAGACGCAATTGGGATGG CACCAAGGGTGATGGAGAAGTCCAAGAGCCGGAACCAGTAG
- the LOC135605612 gene encoding uncharacterized protein LOC135605612 isoform X1: MAGDVEKMIAVGIVWGATNAVMRRGALVWDRKLQLRSRTPGHRPRGRLLGHVLRWIDLLLTWQYSVPFLINLSASAAFFHMLGGAPISVAVPVTNATTFAATAVAAMILGEEMRVGLTVFVLQVIHKHKFDPQDRVVNIAKVWELSL, translated from the exons ATGGCCGGGGACGTGGAGAAGATGATCGCCGTAGGGATCGTGTGGGGTGCTACCAACGCCGTCATGCGCCGCGGGGCTCTCGTCTGGGACCGGAAGCTCCAGCTTCGATCGCGCACGCCGGGCCACCGCCCCCGCGGCCGCCTCCTCGGCCACGTCCTCAGGTGGATCGACCTCCTCCTGACGTGGCAGTACTCCGTCCCTTTCCTGATCAACCTGTCCGCCTCCGCCGCTTTCTTCCACATGCTGGGCGGCGCCCCCATCTCCGTCGCCGTGCCGGTGACCAACGCCACCACGTTCGCCGCCACAGCCGTCGCGGCGATGATCCTCGGCGAGGAGATGCGCGTTGGTCTCACCGTCTTCG TTTTGCAGGTCATTCACAAACACAAATTTGATCCCCAAGACAGAGTGGTAAACATAGCAAAAGTGTGGGAGCTCTCCCTTTGA
- the LOC135605612 gene encoding uncharacterized protein LOC135605612 isoform X3, giving the protein MAGDVEKMIAVGIVWGATNAVMRRGALVWDRKLQLRSRTPGHRPRGRLLGHVLRWIDLLLTWQYSVPFLINLSASAAFFHMLGGAPISVAVPVTNATTFAATAVAAMILGEEMRVGLTVFGHSQTQI; this is encoded by the exons ATGGCCGGGGACGTGGAGAAGATGATCGCCGTAGGGATCGTGTGGGGTGCTACCAACGCCGTCATGCGCCGCGGGGCTCTCGTCTGGGACCGGAAGCTCCAGCTTCGATCGCGCACGCCGGGCCACCGCCCCCGCGGCCGCCTCCTCGGCCACGTCCTCAGGTGGATCGACCTCCTCCTGACGTGGCAGTACTCCGTCCCTTTCCTGATCAACCTGTCCGCCTCCGCCGCTTTCTTCCACATGCTGGGCGGCGCCCCCATCTCCGTCGCCGTGCCGGTGACCAACGCCACCACGTTCGCCGCCACAGCCGTCGCGGCGATGATCCTCGGCGAGGAGATGCGCGTTGGTCTCACCGTCTTCG GTCATTCACAAACACAAATTTGA
- the LOC135605612 gene encoding uncharacterized protein LOC135605612 isoform X2, giving the protein MAGDVEKMIAVGIVWGATNAVMRRGALVWDRKLQLRSRTPGHRPRGRLLGHVLRWIDLLLTWQYSVPFLINLSASAAFFHMLGGAPISVAVPVTNATTFAATAVAAMILGEEMRVGLTVFGTALIVLGVWICIRSGD; this is encoded by the coding sequence ATGGCCGGGGACGTGGAGAAGATGATCGCCGTAGGGATCGTGTGGGGTGCTACCAACGCCGTCATGCGCCGCGGGGCTCTCGTCTGGGACCGGAAGCTCCAGCTTCGATCGCGCACGCCGGGCCACCGCCCCCGCGGCCGCCTCCTCGGCCACGTCCTCAGGTGGATCGACCTCCTCCTGACGTGGCAGTACTCCGTCCCTTTCCTGATCAACCTGTCCGCCTCCGCCGCTTTCTTCCACATGCTGGGCGGCGCCCCCATCTCCGTCGCCGTGCCGGTGACCAACGCCACCACGTTCGCCGCCACAGCCGTCGCGGCGATGATCCTCGGCGAGGAGATGCGCGTTGGTCTCACCGTCTTCGGTACGGCTCTGATCGTCTTGGGTGTTTGGATTTGCATTAGATCTGGAGATTGA